In one Sphingomonas hankookensis genomic region, the following are encoded:
- a CDS encoding AcrB/AcrD/AcrF family protein — protein MTDTPARLTELDRHWRRWLLLAWVVIAAWFLWQRWNAVHWLALSDTDDNMRLMQVRAWLGGQGWYDLRQYRLNPPGGLDIHWSRLVDLPIAGLILLLKPFAGPVWAEKLAVGIAPLLPMGVAMAALAVTVRRLVSPVAWPFAILFLLGCSSTLLMFMPERIDHHGWQLACLAWTVAGLADPKQARGGMVVGLSSALSLTIGLELLPYCAMAGAIVALRWVWERAEARRLTVYGATLAGASAIGFVAFASNANYAMRCDALTPVWLSAVVAGGALLVLLAWIAPENRLVRLALALVAGGALAGAFAALFPQCLQRPEGVSEELARTWLNNVREAKPLYSMPGRTILPIVTGPIIGLLGTIFATWRARRSPTLVPWAAITLFTAFAVAMLFWQIRAGPAAQLLAVPGAVALAWVLLPWLLSRNSAIVRVLGSVAAVLVLGSFAVDPVVRALSSLPAAGVGKSVRIKPQDARTKQVLRAGARCASLPALQALNRIPAAVMFTHVDLGPRLIVATHHDGITGPYHRNGDAILDVHHAFQGDPDNFRTIARRHGATYLLTCPNMAETTVYRARSPGGFYDLLAHGKVPGWLTPVPLPKGSPLKLWRIDYR, from the coding sequence TTGACCGACACGCCCGCGCGCCTCACCGAACTCGACCGTCACTGGCGGCGCTGGCTGCTGCTCGCCTGGGTGGTGATCGCCGCGTGGTTCCTGTGGCAACGCTGGAACGCAGTCCATTGGCTGGCCCTGTCCGACACCGACGACAATATGCGCCTGATGCAGGTGCGTGCGTGGCTGGGCGGTCAGGGCTGGTACGACCTGCGCCAATACCGGCTGAACCCGCCGGGGGGATTGGACATCCACTGGTCGCGCCTGGTCGACCTGCCGATCGCGGGGCTGATCCTGTTGCTCAAGCCCTTTGCCGGGCCGGTCTGGGCAGAAAAGCTCGCGGTCGGCATCGCGCCGCTCTTGCCGATGGGCGTGGCGATGGCGGCGCTGGCGGTGACGGTGCGGCGGCTGGTGTCGCCGGTGGCATGGCCGTTCGCGATCCTGTTCCTGCTCGGCTGTTCGTCGACGCTGCTGATGTTCATGCCCGAACGCATCGACCATCATGGTTGGCAGCTCGCCTGCCTCGCCTGGACGGTCGCCGGCCTTGCCGATCCGAAACAGGCGCGCGGCGGCATGGTCGTCGGCCTGTCCTCGGCGCTATCGCTGACCATCGGGCTCGAACTCCTGCCCTATTGCGCGATGGCCGGTGCGATCGTCGCCCTGCGCTGGGTCTGGGAGCGGGCGGAGGCACGCCGCTTGACCGTCTATGGCGCGACGCTGGCGGGGGCGAGCGCGATCGGTTTCGTCGCCTTCGCCTCCAACGCCAATTACGCGATGCGCTGCGACGCGCTGACCCCGGTGTGGCTGTCGGCGGTGGTCGCGGGTGGCGCGCTGCTGGTGCTGCTGGCATGGATCGCGCCCGAAAACCGCCTCGTCCGTCTCGCGCTGGCGCTGGTCGCCGGCGGCGCGCTGGCCGGCGCCTTTGCCGCGCTGTTCCCGCAATGCCTGCAACGTCCCGAAGGCGTGTCGGAGGAGCTGGCCCGCACCTGGCTGAACAATGTGCGCGAGGCCAAGCCGCTCTATTCGATGCCCGGCCGCACCATTCTGCCGATCGTCACCGGACCGATCATCGGCCTCCTCGGCACCATCTTCGCCACGTGGCGCGCACGCCGGTCGCCGACGCTCGTGCCATGGGCGGCGATCACGCTGTTCACCGCCTTCGCCGTCGCGATGCTGTTCTGGCAGATCCGCGCCGGCCCGGCGGCACAGCTGCTGGCGGTGCCCGGCGCGGTCGCCCTCGCCTGGGTGCTGCTGCCATGGCTGCTGTCGCGCAATAGTGCGATCGTGCGGGTACTCGGCAGCGTCGCGGCGGTGCTGGTGCTGGGCAGCTTCGCGGTCGATCCGGTGGTGCGTGCACTCTCCAGCCTGCCCGCCGCCGGTGTCGGCAAGAGCGTGCGCATCAAGCCGCAGGACGCCCGCACCAAGCAGGTGCTCCGCGCGGGCGCCCGCTGCGCCAGCCTGCCCGCGCTACAGGCGCTGAACCGGATTCCGGCGGCGGTAATGTTCACCCATGTCGATCTCGGGCCCCGCCTGATCGTCGCGACGCATCATGACGGCATCACCGGCCCGTACCATCGCAACGGCGACGCGATCCTCGACGTGCATCACGCGTTCCAGGGCGATCCGGACAATTTCCGCACCATCGCCCGGCGGCATGGCGCGACCTATCTGCTGACCTGCCCCAACATGGCGGAGACGACCGTTTACCGCGCCCGCTCGCCCGGCGGCTTCTACGACCTGCTGGCGCATGGCAAGGTGCCGGGATGGCTGACCCCGGTGCCGCTGCCCAAGGGGTCGCCGCTCAAGCTGTGGCGGATCGACTATCGATGA
- a CDS encoding GtrA family protein, which translates to MIARIERLMADGVLGQLIRFGIVGLLATAVYSAVYLPLVYHVLPTGYAFVAVIPAFVVAATFGWFAHGRWSFQGHGTRTEGAEQPIKFVLVQGFGMVLNGLFTFGMVDLGGLPDWSPLVPAVLVTPFATFALNRSWVFG; encoded by the coding sequence GTGATCGCGCGGATCGAACGGTTGATGGCGGATGGGGTGCTGGGGCAGTTGATCCGCTTCGGCATCGTCGGACTGTTGGCGACGGCGGTCTATTCGGCGGTGTATCTGCCGCTGGTCTATCATGTCCTGCCGACCGGCTATGCGTTCGTCGCGGTGATCCCGGCCTTCGTGGTCGCGGCGACCTTCGGCTGGTTCGCGCACGGCCGCTGGAGCTTTCAGGGCCATGGCACGCGGACCGAGGGTGCCGAACAGCCGATCAAGTTCGTGCTTGTGCAGGGGTTCGGCATGGTGCTGAACGGCCTCTTCACCTTCGGCATGGTCGATCTGGGCGGGTTGCCCGACTGGAGCCCGCTGGTCCCCGCCGTGCTGGTCACGCCCTTCGCCACCTTCGCGCTCAACCGTTCATGGGTATTCGGATAA
- a CDS encoding class I SAM-dependent methyltransferase produces the protein MDRIVYDRMAAHDSTHWWYRARREILADYVERYAGLKPGSRILEIGCGTGHNLPMLGAFGEVDAIEIDPAARAIASERLGKPVGTAPLPTLAGVTGTYDMIAVLDVVEHIEDDVATFRGMAERLAPGGKILVTVPAHQWMWSAHDVVNHHHRRYSKATLAKAIADAGLKHNGLRYFNSLLFPAAVAARVAGKLTGKDDSDDSPPPKPLNKAFEAIFRLERHLLGRLPMPPGLSIVTLVTK, from the coding sequence ATGGACCGCATCGTTTATGACCGCATGGCGGCGCACGACTCGACGCATTGGTGGTATCGCGCGCGGCGCGAAATCCTGGCCGACTATGTCGAGCGCTATGCCGGGTTGAAGCCGGGCTCGCGCATCCTCGAGATCGGTTGCGGCACCGGGCACAATTTGCCGATGCTGGGGGCGTTCGGCGAGGTCGACGCGATCGAGATCGATCCGGCGGCGCGCGCCATCGCCAGCGAGCGGCTGGGCAAGCCGGTCGGCACCGCGCCGCTGCCGACGCTGGCGGGGGTGACTGGCACCTATGACATGATCGCGGTCCTCGACGTCGTCGAGCATATCGAGGACGATGTCGCGACGTTTCGCGGCATGGCCGAGCGGTTGGCACCCGGCGGCAAGATCCTGGTCACCGTCCCGGCGCACCAGTGGATGTGGAGCGCACACGACGTGGTGAACCATCATCATCGCCGCTATTCGAAGGCGACGCTGGCCAAGGCGATTGCCGATGCGGGCCTGAAGCATAACGGCCTGCGCTATTTCAACTCGCTGCTGTTTCCCGCCGCCGTCGCGGCGCGGGTCGCGGGCAAGCTGACCGGCAAGGACGACAGCGACGACTCGCCGCCGCCCAAGCCGCTGAACAAGGCGTTCGAGGCGATCTTCCGGCTGGAACGGCATCTGCTGGGGCGCTTGCCGATGCCGCCGGGGCTGTCGATCGTTACCTTGGTGACCAAGTAG
- a CDS encoding S41 family peptidase codes for MPFARRLIALAVLPLTLGAAPADLTGTWRAEGYGQLLTVTAGRPALYHVAGPYCYPDPDTDAGQTIVDQDATMLDPDQVAFSEGQGQTRYVYRRIAALPAACWTARSWSSSDIASLVAATFADLYPRTPPRKRHRRQLAKRLSAIPTDSTPATLYDRLAAALDPLDDAHVSLSATIDGEDRSMESGEAPTLRAARLDPALGADPAARERAWNDRYRTGITALLDGGGHLVARRRILWGRIGRIGYINILTMGGFAEQGQGELAALDAALDAALTDFRDLPGVIVDVSNNRGGYDSVSLRIAGRFASRPTLGFAKAPVGTNRWQPFRVEPSSRMRYAGRVTLLTSDITVSAGETFTLAMRALPHVRHVGGRTRGALSDQLVKPLPNGWSLTLPAEAYRAADGKFYEGTGIPPARALSPFLPDHASVVARLASAMTDATWSPR; via the coding sequence TTGCCATTCGCCCGACGCCTGATCGCCCTGGCGGTTCTGCCGCTGACGCTTGGAGCAGCGCCCGCCGATCTCACCGGCACATGGCGGGCGGAAGGCTATGGCCAGCTCCTGACGGTAACGGCCGGACGCCCGGCGCTCTACCATGTCGCCGGCCCCTATTGTTACCCTGACCCCGATACGGATGCCGGGCAGACGATCGTCGATCAGGACGCGACGATGCTCGATCCCGACCAAGTCGCGTTTTCGGAAGGCCAGGGCCAGACGCGCTATGTGTACCGGCGGATCGCCGCCCTGCCCGCCGCCTGCTGGACCGCGCGCTCTTGGTCCAGCAGCGACATCGCCAGCCTCGTCGCGGCGACTTTCGCCGACCTCTACCCCCGGACACCCCCACGCAAGCGCCACCGTCGACAGCTCGCAAAGCGGCTTTCCGCGATCCCGACCGACAGCACCCCCGCAACGCTGTACGACCGATTGGCAGCGGCACTCGATCCGCTGGACGACGCGCACGTCTCGCTGTCGGCAACGATCGACGGCGAAGACCGAAGCATGGAGAGCGGCGAGGCGCCGACGCTGCGTGCCGCCCGGCTTGACCCGGCGCTCGGCGCCGATCCCGCCGCCCGCGAGCGCGCGTGGAACGACCGCTATCGCACCGGCATCACCGCCCTGCTGGACGGCGGCGGCCATCTCGTCGCGCGTCGCCGCATCCTGTGGGGGCGGATCGGCCGAATCGGCTATATCAACATCCTGACCATGGGCGGGTTCGCCGAACAGGGGCAGGGCGAACTGGCCGCGCTGGACGCCGCACTCGATGCGGCACTGACCGATTTCCGCGACCTGCCCGGCGTCATCGTCGACGTCAGCAACAATCGCGGCGGTTATGACAGCGTCAGTCTGCGGATCGCCGGACGATTCGCCAGCCGCCCGACCCTCGGCTTTGCCAAGGCCCCGGTCGGAACGAATAGATGGCAGCCGTTCCGCGTCGAACCGTCGTCGCGGATGCGCTACGCCGGCCGGGTGACGCTGCTGACCAGCGACATTACCGTCAGCGCAGGCGAAACCTTCACCCTCGCGATGCGCGCGCTGCCCCATGTCCGGCATGTCGGCGGCCGGACCCGCGGCGCGCTGTCCGACCAACTGGTGAAGCCGCTACCGAACGGCTGGAGCCTGACGCTCCCCGCCGAAGCCTATCGCGCTGCCGACGGGAAATTCTACGAAGGCACCGGCATTCCGCCGGCCCGCGCCCTATCCCCGTTCCTGCCCGACCATGCCAGCGTCGTCGCCCGCCTCGCCTCGGCGATGACGGACGCTACTTGGTCACCAAGGTAA
- a CDS encoding ABC transporter permease, with product MSDTAKLIRQTMTIARRDFAATVMTPMFLLFLLAPLLFAGFGAMGSLGAMTVGQGAEGKEKLYAIATPEDAARLRAADALIRPAIARERGLPPLATVAPAADPAAQARALLSDPDVDVPSVLYGPLEAPQLIHANITSTTARYLAAIAEQAVRDRRAGLSGAPLSQPTFTRVERDSTSLGGKSAAGTFAVVTLFVVTLMLAGQAVGTMAEERSNKVIEVLAAAVPLESVFLGKLIGMFGVAILFLAFWAAVGANIGALLPPEFAAGLSGIAPAIGFPGFVLLYILYFTLAYMLLGSVFLTVGAQASTPREIQMLSLPITIFQMAMFAFALAAIGRPGTWIATAAELFPFSSPFAMAGRAATSADIWPHVAALAWQLLWVAITISLGARLFRHGVLQSAGPKFKWFRRG from the coding sequence ATGAGCGACACCGCCAAGCTGATCCGCCAGACCATGACCATCGCCCGCCGCGATTTTGCCGCGACGGTGATGACGCCGATGTTCCTCCTCTTCCTGCTCGCCCCGTTGCTGTTCGCCGGGTTCGGCGCGATGGGCAGCCTCGGCGCGATGACCGTGGGTCAGGGCGCGGAGGGCAAGGAAAAGCTCTACGCCATCGCCACGCCGGAGGATGCCGCGCGGCTGCGCGCCGCCGATGCGCTGATCCGCCCGGCGATTGCCCGCGAACGCGGCTTGCCGCCGCTGGCGACCGTCGCGCCCGCCGCCGATCCTGCCGCACAGGCGCGCGCCTTGCTGTCCGATCCCGACGTCGACGTGCCCTCGGTCCTCTATGGCCCGCTCGAGGCACCGCAGCTGATCCACGCCAATATCACGTCGACCACCGCGAGATATCTGGCGGCGATCGCGGAACAGGCGGTGCGTGACCGGCGTGCCGGCCTGTCCGGAGCGCCGCTGTCGCAACCGACCTTCACCCGCGTCGAACGCGACAGCACGTCGCTCGGCGGCAAGAGCGCAGCGGGCACCTTCGCCGTCGTCACCCTGTTCGTCGTCACGCTGATGCTGGCGGGACAGGCGGTCGGCACCATGGCGGAGGAACGCTCGAACAAGGTGATCGAGGTCCTGGCTGCCGCCGTGCCGCTGGAATCGGTGTTCCTCGGCAAGCTGATCGGCATGTTCGGCGTGGCGATCCTGTTCCTCGCCTTCTGGGCGGCGGTCGGGGCGAATATCGGCGCGCTGCTGCCGCCCGAATTCGCCGCAGGCCTGTCGGGCATCGCGCCCGCGATCGGCTTTCCCGGGTTCGTGCTGCTGTACATCCTCTATTTCACGCTCGCCTATATGCTGCTCGGATCGGTGTTCCTGACCGTCGGCGCGCAGGCATCGACCCCGCGCGAGATCCAGATGCTGTCGCTACCGATCACCATCTTCCAGATGGCGATGTTCGCCTTCGCGCTGGCCGCGATCGGACGGCCCGGCACCTGGATCGCGACGGCAGCCGAGCTGTTCCCGTTCAGCAGCCCCTTCGCCATGGCCGGCCGCGCCGCGACCAGCGCCGACATCTGGCCGCATGTCGCCGCCCTTGCATGGCAACTGCTATGGGTCGCGATCACGATCAGTCTGGGCGCGCGCCTGTTCCGGCATGGCGTGCTGCAATCGGCAGGTCCGAAGTTCAAATGGTTCCGGCGGGGCTGA
- a CDS encoding ABC transporter ATP-binding protein encodes MRDDHLARNDLALHATGLVKRFGDRRVVDGIDLSVPTGAVYGVLGPNGAGKTTTLRMLLGIIEPDEGSRTLLGCRSPRDASDRVGYLPEERGLYPGMKAREAIAFMGALRGLDWSAGRKRAAAMLEQAGLGHAVDSKIRKLSKGMAQFVQLLGSVVHQPDFLVLDEPFSGLDPVNQERLEALIRAERDRGATILFSTHVMAHAERLCDRLCVIAGGRRRFEGTVDDARALLPMKAHYVPHHPAPGIAALLPADAQEDRGGWRFTLPADGIEGMLVRLIDAGYGISGLSIERPGLHDAFVRIVGDAARGEAA; translated from the coding sequence TTGCGCGACGATCATCTTGCCCGGAATGACCTGGCCCTGCACGCGACCGGGCTGGTCAAGCGGTTCGGCGACCGGCGGGTCGTCGACGGCATCGACCTGTCGGTGCCGACCGGCGCAGTGTACGGCGTGCTCGGCCCCAATGGCGCGGGCAAGACGACGACGCTGCGCATGTTGCTCGGCATCATCGAACCCGACGAAGGATCGCGCACGCTGCTGGGCTGCCGCTCCCCGCGCGACGCGTCCGATCGGGTCGGCTATCTGCCCGAGGAACGCGGCCTCTATCCCGGCATGAAGGCGCGCGAGGCGATCGCCTTCATGGGCGCGCTGCGTGGGCTGGACTGGTCGGCCGGGCGCAAGCGGGCGGCGGCGATGCTCGAACAGGCCGGCCTCGGCCATGCGGTCGATTCGAAGATCCGCAAGCTGTCCAAGGGCATGGCGCAGTTCGTCCAGCTGCTCGGCAGCGTCGTGCACCAGCCCGATTTTCTTGTCCTCGACGAACCCTTTTCCGGTCTCGACCCGGTCAACCAGGAACGGCTGGAAGCGCTGATCCGCGCCGAGCGCGACCGGGGCGCGACCATCCTGTTTTCCACGCACGTCATGGCCCATGCCGAACGGCTGTGCGACCGGCTATGCGTCATCGCCGGCGGCCGTCGCCGGTTCGAGGGGACTGTCGACGACGCCCGCGCGCTGCTGCCGATGAAGGCGCATTACGTGCCGCACCACCCCGCACCGGGCATCGCCGCGCTGCTGCCCGCCGATGCGCAGGAGGATCGCGGCGGCTGGCGCTTCACGCTGCCGGCGGACGGCATAGAGGGGATGCTGGTGCGGCTGATCGACGCGGGCTACGGCATTTCGGGCCTCTCGATAGAACGGCCCGGGCTGCACGACGCGTTCGTCCGCATCGTCGGCGACGCCGCGCGGGGGGAAGCGGCATGA
- the queG gene encoding tRNA epoxyqueuosine(34) reductase QueG — protein sequence MIQDKAIPSDIVDRIRVKAAECGFVACGIARADAAPRTAERLRQWLDEGRHGSMIWMEERSQQRGSPAGLWSEVRSVIALGMSYAPATDPLALAGVGDRGRISVYAQGGDYHDVVKKALKALGRWLAQESGCDLKVFVDTAPVMEKPLAEAAGLGWQGKHTNLVSRTHGSWLFLGAIYTTLDLTPDRAGRDTCGSCDACQRACPTDAFPAPYRLDARRCVSYLTIEHAGPIPHELREGIGNRIYGCDDCLAVCPWNKFAAAAAANRAFAARAELAAPRLADLIALDDAGFREVFRGSPIKRIGRNRMVRNALIAAGNSGDAALIGPVRAACSDPDPVVAEAATWALGRLSG from the coding sequence GTGATCCAAGACAAGGCCATCCCGAGCGATATTGTTGACCGTATCCGGGTCAAGGCGGCCGAATGCGGGTTCGTCGCCTGCGGCATCGCCCGCGCCGATGCCGCGCCGCGCACCGCCGAACGGCTGCGGCAATGGCTGGACGAGGGACGTCACGGGTCGATGATCTGGATGGAGGAGCGTAGCCAACAGCGCGGATCGCCCGCCGGATTGTGGAGCGAGGTGCGCTCGGTCATCGCGCTCGGCATGAGCTATGCCCCCGCCACCGATCCGCTGGCGCTGGCGGGTGTGGGAGACCGGGGGCGCATCTCGGTCTATGCGCAGGGCGGCGACTATCATGATGTGGTCAAGAAGGCGCTGAAGGCCCTTGGCCGCTGGCTGGCGCAGGAGTCGGGCTGCGATCTGAAGGTGTTCGTCGATACCGCGCCGGTGATGGAGAAGCCGCTTGCCGAGGCGGCGGGGCTGGGGTGGCAGGGCAAGCATACCAATCTGGTCAGCCGGACCCATGGCAGCTGGCTGTTCCTGGGCGCGATATACACCACGCTGGACCTGACGCCGGACCGGGCGGGACGCGATACGTGCGGGTCGTGCGATGCGTGCCAGCGGGCGTGCCCGACCGATGCGTTTCCCGCGCCCTATCGCTTGGATGCGCGGCGCTGCGTCTCGTACCTGACGATCGAACATGCCGGGCCGATCCCGCACGAGCTGCGCGAAGGGATCGGCAATCGCATCTATGGCTGCGACGATTGCCTGGCGGTGTGTCCGTGGAACAAGTTCGCGGCGGCGGCAGCGGCGAACCGGGCGTTCGCGGCGCGCGCCGAACTGGCGGCACCGCGCCTCGCCGATCTGATCGCGCTGGACGATGCCGGGTTTCGGGAGGTCTTTCGCGGGTCGCCGATCAAGCGGATCGGGCGTAACCGGATGGTGCGCAACGCGCTGATCGCGGCGGGGAATAGCGGGGATGCGGCGTTGATCGGCCCGGTGCGTGCGGCGTGTAGCGATCCCGATCCGGTGGTGGCCGAAGCGGCCACGTGGGCGTTAGGCCGCCTGTCGGGTTAG
- a CDS encoding GGDEF domain-containing protein: protein MPTTVPSGAQGAPPWTARPLAGRGPMVDAVRAMLLVCAVVGGGAALGLITRHAFSVAFWPANAILVGTMVRAPHLHRPAGWFGAGAGFVLADLLFGQSPALSGWFAAANVSGTFVAVLALRRLASRDLRLRRVHSVMRISVGLLPGSLVAALTGAVMVVVQFHGSPTQTVMTWTASEIANYLIFLPAMLTVQPPWRRERRVATAAAAKPLWPLLLLAVSCVLAVYFDGPGSIMFPMPALLLCAMTYSVSTAALVTMALGSGCMITIGLGMVDIGQDLSIPRMVVSIRIAVAFLALVPLTISSAMAVRDDLMAQLQQAADHDGLTGLLNRRAFEHRLHRRLEASANDGGLTLLWLDLDHFKSINDRHGHPAGDAVLRAVATAIEGCCREDDLCARLGGEEFALALVAPDAQAGALIAERLRSTIAALRIDGHGTAIRVTASIGAHHLDHWPVDPPALLRGLDEALYRAKHGGRNRIEWLDADLTRQAA from the coding sequence ATGCCGACCACCGTTCCGTCCGGCGCGCAAGGCGCGCCCCCATGGACCGCGCGCCCGCTTGCCGGGCGGGGGCCGATGGTCGATGCGGTCCGCGCCATGCTGCTGGTCTGCGCCGTGGTCGGCGGTGGCGCGGCATTGGGGCTGATCACCCGCCACGCTTTCTCCGTCGCCTTCTGGCCGGCCAATGCGATCCTCGTCGGTACCATGGTGCGCGCGCCGCATCTGCACCGCCCGGCCGGCTGGTTCGGTGCCGGCGCCGGTTTCGTCCTCGCCGACCTGCTCTTCGGCCAGAGCCCTGCGCTCAGCGGCTGGTTCGCTGCCGCCAATGTGTCGGGGACCTTCGTCGCGGTACTGGCGCTGCGCCGCCTCGCGTCGCGCGACCTGCGCTTGCGGCGGGTCCATTCGGTAATGCGCATTTCGGTCGGCCTGCTGCCCGGCAGCCTCGTCGCCGCGCTGACCGGCGCGGTGATGGTCGTCGTGCAGTTCCACGGATCGCCGACCCAGACGGTGATGACCTGGACCGCCAGCGAGATCGCCAACTACCTGATCTTCCTGCCCGCGATGCTCACCGTGCAGCCGCCCTGGCGGCGCGAACGGCGCGTCGCGACCGCCGCCGCGGCCAAGCCGCTCTGGCCGCTGCTCCTGCTCGCCGTCTCCTGCGTCCTTGCCGTCTATTTCGACGGACCCGGCAGCATCATGTTCCCGATGCCCGCGCTGCTGCTGTGCGCGATGACCTATTCGGTGTCGACCGCCGCGCTCGTCACCATGGCGCTGGGCAGCGGGTGCATGATCACCATCGGCCTGGGGATGGTCGATATCGGACAGGACCTGTCGATCCCGCGCATGGTCGTGTCGATCCGCATCGCCGTCGCGTTCCTCGCGCTCGTGCCGCTCACGATCAGCAGCGCGATGGCGGTGCGCGACGACCTGATGGCGCAGTTGCAGCAGGCTGCCGACCATGACGGGCTGACCGGGCTGCTCAACCGCCGGGCGTTCGAACACCGGCTCCACCGCCGGCTGGAGGCGAGCGCCAACGATGGCGGGCTGACGCTGCTCTGGCTCGATCTCGACCATTTCAAATCGATCAACGACCGCCATGGCCATCCGGCGGGCGACGCGGTGCTGCGAGCGGTGGCCACCGCCATCGAGGGTTGCTGCCGCGAAGACGATCTGTGCGCCCGGCTGGGCGGCGAGGAATTCGCGCTCGCGCTCGTCGCACCCGATGCGCAGGCGGGCGCGCTCATCGCCGAACGGCTGCGCAGCACCATCGCCGCGCTGCGCATCGACGGACACGGCACCGCGATCCGCGTGACCGCCAGCATCGGCGCCCATCATCTCGACCATTGGCCGGTCGATCCGCCGGCGCTGCTGCGCGGGCTGGACGAGGCGCTGTACCGCGCCAAGCATGGCGGGCGGAACCGGATCGAATGGCTCGATGCCGACCTAACCCGACAGGCGGCCTAA
- a CDS encoding peptidoglycan-binding protein yields the protein MIEAAVGEGGVNRAGDVRAVQWLLLRIGIDPGGIDGIAGPRLIAAIRSAQDRFGIDADGRVDPGGATLARLRAAPAHWDGDSSNWPQERKLASLHPRFRPRVVAVIARLRTERFRPVVVYGWRSVEVQQRLFRAGSSKVRFSFHNAQTPEGIPAAWAADLVDERWYWREPDAHVFFRALGKAAKAEGLVWGGDWKFRDWAHVQGRPNGDLAAVRRESGA from the coding sequence ATGATCGAGGCGGCGGTCGGGGAAGGCGGCGTGAACCGCGCGGGCGATGTGCGCGCGGTGCAATGGCTGCTGCTGCGCATCGGGATCGATCCGGGCGGGATCGACGGCATCGCCGGTCCGCGCCTGATCGCCGCGATCCGTAGTGCACAGGATCGCTTCGGGATCGACGCCGATGGCCGGGTCGATCCCGGCGGCGCCACCCTCGCCCGCCTGCGCGCCGCCCCGGCGCACTGGGACGGCGACAGCAGCAACTGGCCGCAGGAGCGCAAGCTCGCCAGCCTCCACCCCCGCTTCCGCCCGCGCGTCGTCGCGGTCATCGCCCGGTTGCGCACCGAGCGGTTCCGCCCGGTCGTCGTCTATGGCTGGCGGTCGGTCGAGGTCCAACAGCGCCTGTTCCGTGCCGGGTCCAGCAAGGTGCGCTTCAGCTTCCACAATGCCCAGACGCCGGAAGGCATTCCCGCCGCCTGGGCCGCCGATCTGGTCGACGAACGCTGGTATTGGCGCGAACCCGACGCCCATGTCTTTTTCCGCGCGCTGGGCAAGGCGGCGAAGGCGGAGGGGCTGGTCTGGGGCGGCGACTGGAAATTCCGCGACTGGGCCCATGTTCAGGGGCGGCCCAATGGCGATCTGGCCGCGGTTCGTCGCGAAAGCGGTGCATGA
- a CDS encoding glycosyltransferase family 2 protein, with protein MIRPALSIVVPCYNEAACLDVLHTRISAAARAVVGDDHEIVLVNDGSRDQSWAVMERLAASDPRLVAINLSRNHGHQLALTAGLDLCAGERILIIDADLQDPPELLADMLATMESEGADVVYAVRRKREGETFFKKLTAAGFYRVLDRVTDTPIPLDTGDFRLMSRRALDALLSLPEQARFIRGMVAWVGFRQVPFPYDRDERLAGESKYPLGKMIRFALDAVTGFSTAPLRLASHMGLVLTGLSLLLFAYIAIGWLSGSAVQGWTSTMLVVVFLGAVQMFVLGMIGEYLGRLYVESKRRPLYLVADVAGPVKGRASLGYRAGDRGEVTVSPVLPEQS; from the coding sequence ATGATCCGTCCTGCCCTGTCCATCGTCGTTCCCTGTTACAACGAGGCCGCCTGCCTCGACGTGCTGCACACCCGCATTTCGGCGGCGGCGCGCGCGGTGGTCGGCGACGATCATGAAATCGTGCTGGTGAACGACGGATCGCGTGACCAGAGCTGGGCGGTGATGGAGCGGCTGGCGGCGTCCGATCCGCGGCTGGTGGCGATCAACCTGTCGCGCAACCACGGGCATCAACTGGCGCTGACCGCGGGGCTCGACCTGTGCGCGGGCGAGCGCATCCTCATCATCGATGCCGATCTGCAAGACCCGCCCGAATTGCTGGCGGACATGCTCGCGACGATGGAATCGGAAGGCGCCGATGTCGTCTATGCCGTCCGGCGCAAGCGCGAGGGCGAGACCTTCTTCAAGAAGCTGACCGCCGCCGGCTTCTACCGCGTGCTCGACCGGGTGACCGATACCCCGATCCCGCTCGACACCGGCGATTTCCGGCTGATGAGCCGGCGGGCGCTCGACGCACTGCTGAGCCTGCCCGAACAGGCGCGCTTCATTCGCGGCATGGTGGCGTGGGTCGGGTTCCGGCAGGTGCCGTTCCCCTATGACCGCGACGAACGGCTGGCGGGCGAGAGCAAATATCCGCTGGGCAAGATGATCCGCTTCGCCCTCGACGCGGTGACTGGTTTCTCCACCGCGCCGCTCCGCCTCGCCAGCCATATGGGGCTGGTGCTGACCGGGCTGTCGCTGCTGCTGTTTGCCTATATCGCGATCGGCTGGTTGTCGGGCAGCGCGGTGCAGGGATGGACGTCGACGATGCTGGTCGTGGTGTTCCTGGGCGCGGTGCAGATGTTCGTACTGGGGATGATCGGCGAATATCTGGGGCGGCTGTACGTCGAATCGAAGCGGCGGCCGCTCTATCTGGTGGCGGACGTGGCCGGGCCGGTGAAGGGGCGGGCGAGTCTGGGGTATCGGGCCGGGGACCGGGGCGAGGTTACGGTGTCGCCGGTGCTGCCCGAGCAGTCGTAG